One genomic segment of Luteolibacter sp. Y139 includes these proteins:
- a CDS encoding GntR family transcriptional regulator: MSDKQAKHRDVSRILATEILAGKYAKTGRLPSELQLAERFQVSRPTIGRALLALRDEGLIERRAGSGTYVSDPRTGSGSSAPRRPQAGTRQLGMLVPNLRHTEIFETICGELADLARVHDFGLWWGDQGLSRNLNEPKMTVSEAEELCERFIESGLAGVFAVPFEHQADRDEANLRILTRLRQAGIPIVLLDRDAVGLPRRSEFDLVGVDNFSGGYRLAAHLIKLGVKRIVYVAKPYTASTVDLRIAGAQSAMFAQGIDVPRDFVRIGDPLDQKFVRTIVQSGRIEAIMCTSDHIAAQLLQTLNRLRVKVPDDVRLVGFDDVRFANLLTIPLTTMQQPCRDIALTAFNCMLERISNPSLPPRNIMLSPQMIVRETCGAYQGSSRSGSK; the protein is encoded by the coding sequence ATGAGTGACAAGCAGGCAAAGCACCGTGACGTTTCGAGGATACTGGCCACCGAGATCCTGGCCGGAAAATATGCCAAAACCGGTCGGCTGCCGAGCGAGCTCCAGCTTGCGGAACGGTTCCAGGTTTCCCGCCCTACCATCGGCCGGGCGTTGCTTGCGCTGCGTGATGAAGGGCTGATCGAGCGCCGCGCGGGCTCAGGCACCTATGTCTCCGATCCGCGCACTGGCAGCGGTAGCAGCGCACCTCGTCGGCCTCAGGCAGGCACCCGGCAACTCGGCATGCTGGTGCCGAATCTCCGCCACACCGAGATCTTCGAAACGATCTGCGGCGAGCTTGCCGACCTCGCCCGCGTCCATGATTTCGGACTGTGGTGGGGCGACCAAGGACTGAGCCGCAACCTGAACGAACCCAAGATGACCGTCAGCGAGGCCGAGGAACTCTGTGAGCGCTTCATCGAAAGCGGACTCGCCGGGGTATTCGCCGTCCCCTTCGAGCATCAAGCAGATCGCGATGAAGCGAACCTGCGCATTCTCACGCGGCTCCGACAGGCTGGCATTCCGATCGTCTTGCTCGATCGCGATGCGGTAGGCCTCCCCCGCCGCAGCGAATTCGATCTCGTGGGCGTGGATAATTTCTCCGGCGGCTATCGCCTCGCCGCCCACTTGATCAAGCTAGGCGTGAAGCGCATCGTCTACGTCGCGAAGCCTTACACCGCGTCCACCGTGGATCTGCGAATCGCGGGCGCACAATCCGCCATGTTTGCCCAGGGCATCGATGTCCCGAGGGACTTCGTCCGCATCGGCGATCCGCTCGACCAGAAGTTTGTCCGCACCATAGTGCAGAGCGGCAGGATCGAGGCGATCATGTGCACCAGCGATCACATCGCCGCGCAACTGCTGCAAACACTGAACCGCCTGCGCGTAAAGGTGCCGGATGACGTGCGACTGGTCGGCTTCGACGACGTCCGCTTTGCCAACCTGCTCACCATCCCGCTGACCACCATGCAGCAGCCCTGCCGCGATATCGCCCTGACGGCTTTCAACTGCATGCTCGAGCGGATCTCTAACCCCTCCCTGCCGCCGCGAAACATCATGCTCTCGCCGCAGATGATCGTGCGTGAAACCTGCGGCGCTTACCAAGGCTCGTCCCGCAGCGGGAGCAAGTAG
- a CDS encoding beta strand repeat-containing protein, translating to MKKPTQSYLPLTPLAFGVALLIPLATHAAPMAYEGFDYPAGSGSLTGKAGGSGWNGAWQTVSNASSDVSAAGLTASASAPAGYDLRSLGRASFLPNGRRVGRKLDITATGPFGSRGYVNASNVIGADNKTIYLSFLQQANGTSNYYEFEFHRGNLGDAGRIGGIGNDQGGTNVNLRAPNGTHTAIGAGDTNVNFYVVRIDFKNGNDDVYVYRNPTSLTEPASPTLIRLGAADMSFDGISFGAFNNSRTVAHDEVRIGETWADVTVPPNAAPVIVKQPRAATQAYAGSTVVLTTDVTAQPLPTYQWYKGSDPLGGETNATLTLGNAQPSNSGAYHLVATNSQGNATTTDAQVTVETAPAGLLAYEGFDYDTGPGATVAKTGGLGWGAAWTNVSGGGSDIIGASLVAGTNAPNGHDLLSHGNASFVPNGQRDGRLLDATTGGRFGTAGYVDGSGNIGADGKTIYISFLQQPDGTTKFFEFEFHRGNLGDPGRIGGIGNDTGNATISLRAPNGTQTVIGAGSTGVNFYVVRINFKAGNDDVLVYQNPVSATEPGVPTLTRLAAADMSFNGISLAAFDGTRTVKHDEIRIGQSWSDVVFGTSRRNLTWVGDGTTNAWNFLTPNWNDGVAATTFADGDPVSFGNTGSATPAVNVSTNVSTASFTVDSSSNNYTFGGTGTITSSGGLHKLGAGSLTLTSPLSSGSSLLLDAGEVALNGTSTVSGNLVLIGASGNLTLGGNNTFTGSLLDSGSAIRSFTGTSSFGGITTTNATLSFTGTTNFTGGGATIWLGNITGAHTTATIEPGAVINVTGSYVDDLVFGRDGGSAAVVQNGGTFTYTPANRANAFIGASGANTGTASSYQMNGGTLNMPNIKLGLALGGTSAGVTGSFTQAGGSVSVRQLELGSTFGFGTATCTLNGGTFTIGTGGITTTSGLYTFALGGSTISAAADWQSPLAIALTGTGGNTTFDTAGHTIRLTGALDGTGGLVKTGAGTLILNGLNSFSGTTAVQAGTLGGNGNSDNSALTVASGATLAPGDADTAVFFCSSADLAPGSTLHVKIDGEFSSADQVQSFGTIDIAGATLTLGEIGASTLSTGTEFAIVDASGGVTGTFASLPEGATISSGLNSFVIHYTPFQVQLVSTSAASPYLVWATSKGLDGSPGKENGFNDDPEKDGIANGLEWVLGGNPLVTDNTPLITVTGDGSQGLTLEFDRDETSIGEVDATVQWAATLNGTWTDVPITQSGGSYAGGITVTIDEETTPDHVIVTIPASNAPTGKLFARITATTTE from the coding sequence ATGAAAAAACCAACTCAGTCCTACCTCCCTTTGACCCCGCTCGCCTTTGGCGTGGCCTTATTGATTCCCTTGGCAACCCATGCCGCACCGATGGCCTATGAAGGCTTCGACTATCCCGCAGGCTCAGGCAGCCTGACCGGCAAGGCCGGTGGCTCCGGCTGGAACGGCGCTTGGCAAACGGTGAGCAACGCCAGCTCCGATGTCTCCGCCGCTGGTCTCACCGCATCCGCCAGCGCCCCGGCAGGCTACGACCTCCGCTCGCTCGGCCGCGCCTCGTTCCTGCCGAATGGCCGCCGCGTCGGCCGCAAGCTGGATATCACCGCCACCGGCCCTTTCGGCAGTCGCGGCTACGTGAACGCCAGCAATGTCATCGGCGCGGATAACAAGACCATTTACCTCAGCTTTCTCCAGCAAGCGAACGGCACCTCGAACTACTACGAGTTCGAGTTTCACCGCGGCAACCTCGGCGACGCGGGACGCATCGGCGGTATCGGCAATGACCAGGGCGGCACCAACGTCAACCTGCGTGCACCGAACGGCACCCACACCGCGATCGGCGCGGGCGATACCAATGTGAACTTCTACGTTGTCCGCATCGACTTCAAGAACGGCAACGACGACGTCTACGTCTACCGCAATCCCACATCCCTGACCGAACCTGCCTCCCCCACGCTCATCCGGCTTGGTGCAGCGGACATGTCCTTCGATGGCATCTCCTTCGGCGCCTTCAACAACAGCCGCACCGTCGCCCATGATGAAGTCCGCATCGGCGAGACTTGGGCGGACGTGACCGTTCCTCCCAATGCGGCACCGGTGATCGTCAAGCAACCGCGGGCCGCCACCCAGGCCTACGCCGGCTCCACCGTGGTGCTCACCACGGACGTCACCGCCCAACCGCTGCCGACCTACCAGTGGTACAAAGGCAGCGATCCACTCGGCGGCGAGACCAACGCGACGCTTACGCTGGGCAATGCCCAACCCTCTAACAGCGGTGCCTACCATCTGGTAGCCACCAATTCCCAAGGCAACGCCACTACCACCGATGCACAGGTCACGGTGGAGACTGCACCCGCCGGATTGCTCGCCTACGAGGGCTTCGACTATGATACAGGTCCCGGCGCCACCGTCGCCAAAACCGGCGGCCTCGGCTGGGGGGCCGCGTGGACCAATGTCTCCGGCGGCGGTTCTGACATCATCGGCGCCAGCCTCGTCGCCGGCACCAATGCTCCCAACGGCCACGACCTGCTCTCGCACGGAAACGCCTCCTTCGTCCCCAATGGCCAGCGTGACGGACGCTTGCTCGATGCCACCACCGGCGGCCGCTTCGGCACCGCTGGCTACGTCGATGGCAGCGGCAACATCGGCGCCGATGGCAAGACGATCTACATCAGCTTCCTCCAGCAGCCGGACGGCACCACCAAGTTTTTCGAGTTCGAGTTCCACCGCGGCAATCTCGGCGACCCCGGACGCATCGGCGGCATCGGCAATGACACCGGCAACGCCACCATCTCGCTCCGCGCGCCGAATGGCACCCAGACCGTCATCGGCGCCGGCAGCACCGGCGTGAACTTCTACGTCGTGCGCATCAACTTCAAGGCCGGCAATGACGACGTCCTCGTCTATCAGAATCCCGTCTCGGCCACCGAGCCCGGCGTCCCCACGCTCACCCGGCTGGCCGCGGCCGACATGTCCTTCAATGGCATTTCGCTCGCCGCCTTCGACGGCACCCGCACCGTGAAGCACGATGAAATTCGCATCGGCCAGAGCTGGTCGGACGTCGTCTTCGGCACCAGCCGCCGCAATCTTACCTGGGTCGGCGATGGCACCACCAACGCGTGGAATTTCCTCACTCCGAATTGGAATGACGGCGTGGCCGCCACCACCTTCGCCGACGGCGATCCGGTGAGCTTCGGCAACACCGGCTCGGCAACTCCCGCCGTGAATGTCAGCACGAACGTCTCCACCGCTTCGTTCACCGTGGATAGCAGTTCCAACAACTACACCTTCGGTGGCACCGGCACGATCACATCCTCCGGCGGCCTGCACAAGCTGGGCGCCGGCTCGCTCACGCTGACCTCCCCCCTGTCCTCCGGCAGCTCGTTGCTGTTGGACGCTGGCGAGGTCGCGCTCAATGGCACCTCCACGGTCTCTGGAAACCTCGTGCTCATCGGAGCCTCGGGCAATCTCACCCTCGGTGGGAACAATACCTTCACCGGCAGTCTGCTCGATAGCGGCTCGGCCATCCGCAGCTTCACGGGCACGAGCAGCTTCGGCGGCATCACCACCACCAATGCCACGCTGAGCTTCACCGGCACCACCAACTTCACCGGCGGCGGTGCGACCATCTGGCTCGGCAATATCACCGGCGCCCACACCACCGCCACCATCGAGCCCGGTGCCGTCATCAATGTCACCGGCAGCTACGTTGACGATCTCGTTTTCGGCCGCGATGGCGGCTCCGCGGCAGTCGTTCAAAACGGCGGCACCTTCACTTACACTCCCGCCAACCGCGCCAACGCCTTCATCGGCGCCAGCGGAGCGAACACGGGCACCGCCTCCAGCTACCAGATGAACGGCGGCACGCTGAATATGCCAAACATCAAGCTCGGCCTCGCCCTCGGAGGCACCAGCGCCGGTGTCACCGGCAGCTTCACGCAAGCCGGCGGCTCCGTCTCCGTCCGCCAGCTGGAACTAGGCTCCACCTTTGGCTTCGGCACCGCCACCTGCACGCTGAATGGCGGCACCTTCACCATCGGCACCGGCGGCATCACCACCACCAGCGGACTCTACACCTTCGCTCTCGGCGGCAGCACCATCAGTGCCGCCGCGGACTGGCAGTCACCGCTGGCCATCGCCCTGACCGGCACCGGCGGCAATACCACCTTCGACACCGCCGGCCACACCATCCGCCTCACGGGCGCCCTCGATGGCACCGGCGGCCTCGTGAAGACCGGCGCCGGCACGCTCATCCTGAATGGCCTCAATTCCTTCAGCGGAACGACGGCCGTCCAGGCAGGCACGCTCGGCGGCAATGGCAATAGCGACAACTCCGCCCTGACCGTAGCCTCGGGCGCCACCCTTGCCCCTGGTGATGCGGACACGGCTGTCTTCTTCTGCAGCTCGGCCGACCTCGCCCCGGGCTCGACCCTCCATGTGAAGATCGATGGCGAGTTCAGCAGCGCCGACCAGGTCCAATCCTTCGGCACCATCGATATCGCGGGCGCGACGCTCACGCTCGGTGAAATCGGCGCGAGCACCCTGTCGACGGGAACCGAGTTCGCCATCGTCGATGCTTCCGGGGGAGTCACCGGCACGTTCGCCAGCTTGCCGGAAGGTGCCACGATCAGCTCTGGATTGAACTCTTTTGTAATCCACTACACCCCGTTCCAAGTGCAGCTCGTCTCCACTTCCGCGGCCAGCCCCTATCTCGTCTGGGCCACGTCAAAGGGCCTCGATGGCTCTCCCGGCAAGGAGAATGGCTTCAATGATGATCCGGAGAAAGACGGCATCGCCAATGGCCTCGAGTGGGTGCTCGGCGGGAATCCACTCGTGACGGACAATACGCCCCTCATCACGGTCACTGGCGACGGCAGCCAAGGACTCACCCTCGAGTTCGACCGCGACGAAACCTCCATCGGAGAAGTCGATGCGACCGTCCAGTGGGCCGCCACTCTCAATGGCACTTGGACCGATGTGCCCATCACCCAGAGCGGCGGCTCCTACGCGGGCGGCATCACCGTCACGATCGATGAGGAAACCACGCCCGATCACGTGATCGTCACCATCCCGGCATCCAATGCGCCGACCGGGAAACTGTTCGCCCGGATCACGGCCACCACCACCGAGTAA
- a CDS encoding sugar porter family MFS transporter, whose product MNADDLAGEPVGISPALIGATLVGALGGLLFGFDTAVISGCQDQLKKLLSLTTEAQGIMTASAMAGATVGSLAAAKPGDLFGRRDCLKWTAGFYLLCALGCAFATDLWMIIAARVLGGLAVGASSVLGPMYLAEIAPASWRGRLVACFQVNIVLGVLVAYFSNYLIGTFNLGDQEWRWKLGVQAVPAAAFLATLFFIPRSPRWLLMKGMRQEAAETLGRLGVKNVDAQIASIEGSLSANRSTVSASLFTAQFRKPVMLAIIIAVFNQVGGINALWYYADTIFTMAGFDKNTSALQAVGLGIANILATLFGMAVIDKVGRKPLLMWGTVGCGIALAGVALIFTTGARPELLVWLFGLFVICHAFGQGAVIWVFISEIFPTVVRSKGQTLGSFTHWFMAMLVSYSFPMVARGVGQPLAGLPFWIFAIFMVIQLIVVGMTFPETKQIALEDIDETIR is encoded by the coding sequence GTGAACGCCGACGACCTTGCCGGAGAACCGGTCGGCATTAGTCCGGCATTGATAGGTGCCACCTTGGTGGGAGCGCTGGGCGGCCTGCTATTCGGCTTCGACACGGCGGTCATTTCCGGCTGTCAGGACCAATTGAAGAAGCTGCTTTCGCTCACGACGGAGGCGCAGGGAATCATGACCGCGTCAGCCATGGCCGGGGCGACCGTGGGATCGCTGGCCGCTGCGAAACCCGGCGACCTCTTCGGCCGGCGCGACTGCCTCAAGTGGACGGCTGGCTTCTACCTGCTCTGCGCGCTTGGGTGCGCTTTCGCCACCGATCTGTGGATGATCATCGCGGCGCGTGTTCTTGGTGGTCTCGCGGTAGGCGCATCCTCGGTGCTGGGCCCCATGTATCTCGCGGAGATCGCACCGGCATCATGGCGTGGACGGTTGGTGGCCTGCTTCCAGGTGAACATCGTCCTTGGCGTGCTGGTGGCCTATTTCTCGAACTATCTGATCGGCACGTTCAACCTGGGCGACCAGGAGTGGCGATGGAAACTCGGCGTGCAAGCCGTGCCTGCCGCGGCTTTCCTTGCGACCCTATTTTTCATCCCGCGCAGCCCGCGTTGGCTGCTGATGAAAGGAATGCGGCAAGAGGCGGCGGAAACGCTTGGCCGGCTCGGCGTGAAGAATGTGGATGCCCAGATTGCCAGCATCGAAGGCTCGCTTTCGGCGAACCGTTCCACGGTTAGCGCATCGCTTTTCACGGCGCAGTTCCGCAAGCCGGTGATGCTGGCCATTATCATCGCGGTCTTCAACCAGGTCGGCGGCATCAATGCGCTGTGGTACTATGCGGATACGATTTTCACGATGGCCGGATTCGACAAGAATACGAGCGCGCTCCAGGCTGTAGGACTTGGCATTGCCAACATCCTGGCAACGCTCTTCGGCATGGCGGTCATCGACAAGGTCGGCCGCAAGCCACTGCTGATGTGGGGCACCGTGGGCTGCGGCATCGCCTTGGCCGGGGTGGCCTTGATCTTCACGACGGGAGCCCGGCCGGAGCTGCTGGTGTGGCTGTTCGGGTTGTTCGTGATCTGCCACGCCTTCGGCCAGGGTGCGGTGATCTGGGTCTTCATCAGCGAGATCTTTCCGACCGTGGTGCGGAGCAAGGGCCAGACGCTCGGCAGCTTCACGCACTGGTTCATGGCCATGCTCGTCTCGTATTCCTTCCCGATGGTTGCCCGGGGTGTGGGCCAGCCGCTCGCAGGATTGCCTTTCTGGATCTTCGCGATCTTCATGGTGATCCAGCTCATCGTCGTCGGAATGACCTTCCCGGAAACCAAGCAAATCGCACTCGAAGACATTGATGAAACCATCCGCTGA
- a CDS encoding glycoside hydrolase family 32 protein: MNFKRPFTTMPLRYLIMHSLLATVAFGADDIVINDFESAGYGAWRKDGTAFDEGPARGASLATLEITNAVGSGVACSENFNSGTTGGNDVPQGRLTSQEFEIQRKYISFKIGGGDYERHACMNLLVDGEIVKSATGRNSDAMYAASWDVTKWAGKKAKIELVDEASGNWGHILADQLVQTDAPAVLPVVTTPVYREAARPLYHFTARQWTMDRLNPGMRQEGWLNDLNGMIFYKGEYHMFAQRWNKCWIHAVSKDLVHWTELPPAFWEEELDSAVQSGSCVMDMKNTSGLGQPGKEPPMVAVWSRNDNRTQCLSYSLDSGRTFKHYEKNPLFVFPERDPKIFWHAPSNKWVMVMYGSGQYHIFTSTNLLSWKNENNPIPNAFECPDFFELPVEGTSTKKWVLVHADGKYSSGAFSGTKFTEETDRFLMDIGGDPFYATQTFNNTETGDGRRIQLAWMRGSNFPGQPFSQQVTFPCELKLKNTRAGLRIFRQPVREISLLADQVKNVPCGKLTPGEVTTICETGEAYRIEAEVDIPANASVVFNVRGTAVRLGKNELRVNDRSAKIPEDVKKVEILVDRASLEVFVNDGEISCTRILHPSAAGTLLTTEGGSATVPTVRLTTLKGMW, translated from the coding sequence ATGAATTTCAAACGACCTTTCACCACCATGCCCCTCCGCTACCTCATCATGCACTCGTTGCTCGCCACCGTTGCATTCGGTGCCGACGATATTGTCATCAACGACTTCGAGAGCGCCGGCTACGGGGCGTGGCGGAAGGACGGCACGGCCTTCGATGAGGGGCCGGCGCGTGGAGCCAGCCTAGCGACGCTGGAGATCACCAATGCGGTGGGCTCGGGTGTCGCGTGCAGCGAGAACTTCAACTCGGGGACTACCGGCGGCAATGATGTGCCGCAGGGGCGCTTGACCTCGCAGGAGTTCGAGATCCAGCGGAAATACATTTCCTTCAAGATCGGCGGCGGCGACTACGAGCGCCATGCGTGCATGAACCTGCTGGTGGACGGCGAGATCGTGAAGAGTGCCACGGGAAGGAACTCCGATGCGATGTATGCCGCGAGCTGGGATGTCACGAAGTGGGCGGGCAAGAAGGCGAAGATCGAGCTGGTGGATGAAGCCAGCGGTAACTGGGGCCACATTCTCGCGGATCAGCTGGTGCAGACGGATGCGCCTGCGGTGCTGCCGGTGGTGACCACGCCGGTCTATCGGGAAGCGGCGCGCCCGCTGTATCACTTCACTGCCCGGCAGTGGACGATGGACCGGCTCAATCCCGGCATGCGGCAGGAAGGCTGGCTGAATGACCTCAATGGCATGATCTTCTACAAGGGCGAGTATCACATGTTCGCTCAGCGCTGGAACAAGTGCTGGATCCATGCGGTGAGCAAGGATCTGGTCCACTGGACCGAGCTTCCGCCGGCCTTCTGGGAAGAGGAGCTCGACAGCGCGGTGCAGTCCGGCTCCTGCGTGATGGACATGAAGAACACGTCCGGCCTCGGGCAACCGGGCAAGGAGCCGCCGATGGTTGCCGTGTGGTCCCGCAACGACAACCGCACCCAGTGTCTTTCCTACAGCCTCGACAGCGGACGCACCTTCAAGCACTACGAGAAGAATCCGCTCTTCGTCTTCCCCGAGCGCGATCCCAAGATCTTCTGGCACGCGCCGTCTAACAAGTGGGTGATGGTGATGTATGGCAGCGGCCAGTATCACATCTTCACGTCCACGAACCTGCTTTCGTGGAAGAACGAGAACAACCCGATTCCCAATGCCTTCGAGTGCCCGGATTTTTTCGAGCTGCCGGTGGAAGGCACGAGCACGAAGAAGTGGGTGCTGGTTCACGCGGACGGGAAGTATTCCTCAGGCGCCTTCAGCGGGACGAAGTTCACGGAGGAGACGGACCGCTTCCTGATGGACATCGGCGGCGACCCTTTCTACGCCACGCAGACCTTCAACAATACCGAGACCGGCGACGGACGGCGGATCCAGCTCGCCTGGATGCGCGGCTCGAATTTCCCCGGCCAGCCCTTCAGCCAGCAGGTGACCTTCCCGTGCGAGCTGAAGCTGAAGAATACCCGGGCGGGCCTGCGCATCTTCCGGCAGCCGGTGCGCGAGATTTCGCTGCTGGCGGATCAGGTCAAGAATGTGCCATGCGGAAAGCTCACCCCCGGTGAGGTGACCACCATTTGTGAAACGGGCGAGGCCTATCGCATTGAAGCCGAGGTGGACATCCCGGCGAATGCCTCGGTGGTTTTCAATGTTCGTGGCACCGCGGTGCGCTTGGGCAAGAATGAGCTCCGCGTGAATGACAGGAGCGCCAAGATCCCTGAGGACGTGAAGAAGGTGGAGATCCTCGTGGACCGCGCCTCGCTGGAGGTGTTCGTCAACGACGGCGAGATTTCCTGCACGCGGATCCTCCATCCATCGGCGGCGGGGACGCTGCTGACCACCGAGGGTGGCAGCGCGACGGTCCCCACCGTGCGCCTCACGACCCTGAAGGGAATGTGGTGA
- a CDS encoding fused MFS/spermidine synthase: MLRRGAPLFTLTLFLGAALLFLIQLVFARMVLPLLGGAPAVWNTAMVFYQAVLLAGYGYAHWLTTKAGRKWQPGIHALVLLAGFACLPFAVPGNGGPPGDSSPIPWLIGVLTMGVGLPFFAVSATSSLLQHWFSKTADPDARDPYFLYAASNAGSLAGLLGYPLLVEPNVTLRGQAWGWMIGYAVLAVGVLACGWRSAQTTSSEVEAPRGRITGKRRLRWVLCALVPSSLMLSVTTYLSSEIAAVPLLWVLPLALYLATFMIVFAQRPLIPHEASKRLLPLLLVGVVMVIATVVTTPMSLLAALHLAGFFVAALVCHGELAKDRPGAESLTEFYFWMSFGGVLGGAFNALVAPAIFDRVIEYPLMVVAAALIGISSGKAGRHLAWAVVPVVLALVLVKPLGPMFAFGVASLTCFLLSRNGIRFALGLAGVLLVAGFTGEGGSRVLLTERSFFGIHRVEDDGRFHSLFHGKTIHGVQDMSRPKVPLSYYHPEGSLGRIFGAGVTGPVGAVGLGAGALAAYGRPGQAIDFYEIDPVVARIASDPRYFSYLSGSRAKVSIILGDARLMLAKAPDARYELLVLDAYGSDSVPVHLLTREALQLYLRKLAPGGRIAFHVSNLHLNLRPVVANLAHDAGLVCLAEDDEDVTDEEMKAGKFPSRWMIVARRLEDFGSLPDHGNWEVLGSDPKSPLWTDDHSSILPLLDFRLR; encoded by the coding sequence ATGCTCAGGCGAGGTGCGCCTCTTTTCACCCTAACCCTCTTTCTTGGCGCGGCGCTGCTGTTTCTGATCCAGCTCGTCTTCGCCCGCATGGTGCTGCCGTTGCTCGGCGGCGCACCGGCCGTGTGGAATACGGCGATGGTGTTCTACCAGGCGGTGTTGCTGGCGGGCTATGGCTACGCGCACTGGCTGACGACGAAGGCGGGAAGAAAGTGGCAGCCCGGGATTCACGCGCTGGTTCTTTTGGCGGGCTTCGCTTGCTTGCCGTTCGCCGTTCCGGGCAATGGCGGGCCTCCGGGTGACAGCAGTCCCATTCCGTGGCTCATAGGAGTGCTCACGATGGGGGTGGGGTTGCCCTTTTTCGCCGTTTCAGCGACCAGTTCACTGCTGCAACATTGGTTTTCCAAGACGGCCGATCCCGATGCTCGTGATCCGTATTTCCTCTACGCTGCGAGTAATGCCGGCAGCCTCGCCGGCTTGCTCGGCTATCCGCTACTGGTGGAGCCGAATGTCACGCTGAGAGGACAGGCGTGGGGATGGATGATCGGCTATGCCGTGCTCGCGGTGGGCGTGTTGGCTTGTGGCTGGCGTTCCGCGCAAACAACGTCGTCCGAGGTGGAAGCGCCACGTGGACGCATCACCGGCAAACGGCGCCTGCGGTGGGTGCTGTGCGCGCTGGTGCCGTCCAGCCTGATGCTCAGCGTGACGACCTATCTCTCCAGCGAGATCGCGGCGGTGCCGCTGCTGTGGGTGCTGCCGCTGGCTCTCTATCTGGCGACCTTCATGATCGTCTTCGCGCAACGCCCGCTGATCCCGCATGAAGCGTCGAAGCGGCTGCTGCCCTTGTTGCTGGTTGGAGTGGTGATGGTGATCGCGACAGTGGTGACGACGCCGATGTCGTTGCTGGCGGCGTTGCACCTGGCGGGATTTTTCGTCGCGGCGCTGGTGTGCCATGGTGAATTGGCAAAGGACCGGCCGGGCGCGGAGTCTCTAACAGAGTTCTACTTCTGGATGTCGTTCGGTGGGGTCCTGGGCGGGGCATTCAATGCCTTGGTCGCGCCGGCGATCTTCGACCGGGTCATCGAGTATCCGCTGATGGTGGTGGCTGCTGCATTGATCGGCATTTCCTCGGGGAAGGCCGGTCGCCATCTCGCCTGGGCGGTGGTGCCGGTGGTGCTGGCGCTTGTTTTGGTCAAGCCGCTGGGGCCGATGTTTGCCTTCGGTGTGGCGTCATTGACGTGCTTCCTCTTGTCGAGGAACGGTATCCGCTTCGCCCTCGGGCTGGCGGGAGTGCTATTGGTCGCGGGCTTCACGGGGGAGGGGGGAAGCCGGGTGCTCTTGACCGAGCGGAGCTTCTTCGGGATTCACCGGGTGGAGGACGATGGCAGATTCCACAGCCTCTTCCACGGCAAGACGATCCACGGGGTGCAGGACATGAGCCGGCCAAAAGTGCCGCTGAGCTACTATCATCCGGAGGGATCGCTGGGGCGCATCTTCGGCGCGGGCGTCACCGGGCCGGTCGGGGCCGTGGGGCTCGGTGCGGGGGCGCTGGCAGCGTATGGAAGGCCGGGGCAGGCAATCGATTTCTACGAGATCGATCCGGTGGTCGCGCGGATTGCCAGCGATCCACGATATTTCTCGTACTTGTCCGGTTCGCGGGCGAAGGTTTCGATCATTCTCGGGGATGCACGGCTGATGCTGGCGAAGGCTCCGGATGCCCGCTACGAGCTGCTGGTGCTGGATGCCTACGGCTCCGACTCGGTGCCGGTTCACCTGCTCACCCGCGAGGCGCTGCAGCTCTACCTGCGCAAGCTCGCCCCGGGAGGGCGGATCGCCTTCCACGTCTCGAATCTCCACCTGAATCTCCGGCCGGTGGTGGCAAATCTCGCCCATGATGCCGGGCTGGTCTGCCTCGCCGAAGACGACGAAGACGTGACCGATGAGGAAATGAAGGCTGGCAAGTTTCCCTCGCGCTGGATGATTGTAGCGCGGCGGTTGGAGGATTTCGGGTCCTTGCCGGACCACGGGAATTGGGAAGTTCTTGGAAGCGATCCGAAGTCGCCGTTGTGGACGGATGACCATTCCTCGATCCTGCCGCTGCTCGATTTCCGGCTGCGCTGA